The following are encoded in a window of Streptomyces sp. 11x1 genomic DNA:
- a CDS encoding urea amidolyase associated protein UAAP2, with protein sequence MSTRTVVPARAAWSSVIRAGETLTLTDLHGNQAVDFLVYDAHDTAVRYSAPDTIHAQGGIFLTTGSVLMSNEHTPLMTVTADDVGRHDTVGGACSKESNTLRYGHHTWSQHACVDNFLTEGARHGLGKRDLVSNINWYMNVPVEQDGTLGIVDGISAPGLALTLRAERDVLVLISNCPQMNNPCNGFDPTAVEVTITGRVPDAGEATTTGAGT encoded by the coding sequence ATGAGCACGAGGACCGTGGTCCCGGCCCGCGCCGCCTGGTCGTCGGTGATCCGTGCCGGCGAGACGCTCACCCTCACCGACCTGCACGGCAACCAGGCCGTCGACTTCCTGGTGTACGACGCCCACGACACGGCCGTCCGCTACAGCGCGCCCGACACGATCCACGCCCAGGGCGGCATCTTCCTCACCACCGGCAGCGTGCTGATGTCGAACGAACACACCCCGCTGATGACCGTGACCGCCGACGACGTGGGCCGGCACGACACGGTCGGCGGCGCCTGCTCCAAGGAGTCGAACACCCTGCGGTACGGGCACCACACCTGGTCGCAGCACGCCTGCGTGGACAACTTCCTCACGGAGGGCGCGAGGCACGGCCTCGGCAAACGCGATCTGGTGTCGAACATCAACTGGTACATGAACGTCCCGGTCGAGCAGGACGGCACCCTCGGCATCGTCGACGGGATCTCCGCCCCCGGCCTCGCCCTCACCCTGCGCGCCGAGCGGGACGTGCTCGTCCTGATCTCCAACTGCCCCCAGATGAACAACCCCTGCAACGGCTTCGACCCGACGGCCGTGGAAGTGACGATCACCGGCCGGGTGCCGGACGCCGGAGAGGCGACGACCACCGGAGCGGGCACATGA
- a CDS encoding urea amidolyase associated protein UAAP1 yields the protein MATSTTYGARDHARAQEGSAAESMPVVPASDWPTPPCEPARLVWAETVAGGNYTHRVLARGTELRLTDLRGDACAHLLLHHADRPWERLNVADTVKVQWNAYLGEGVLLLSDQGRVLASVVADTSGRHDALCGTSTLARNTERYGDGTPHSASPAGRELFKLAAAKNGLEPRDLPPSLSLFQGVRVREDGTLDFTGSAGPGAAVTLRTEQDVTVLIANVPHPADPRPEYVSTPLEVLAWRARPTEPGDPLWDATPEGRRAFLNTAEFLTARGIA from the coding sequence ATGGCGACATCGACGACGTACGGAGCACGTGATCACGCCCGCGCCCAGGAGGGCTCCGCCGCCGAGTCCATGCCCGTGGTGCCCGCGAGCGACTGGCCCACCCCTCCCTGCGAGCCCGCACGGCTGGTCTGGGCCGAGACGGTGGCGGGCGGCAACTACACGCACCGGGTGCTCGCCCGCGGCACCGAGCTCCGGCTGACCGATCTGCGCGGCGACGCCTGTGCCCATCTGCTGCTGCACCACGCCGACCGCCCCTGGGAGCGGCTGAACGTGGCCGACACCGTCAAGGTCCAGTGGAACGCCTACCTGGGCGAGGGGGTCCTGCTCCTGTCCGACCAGGGCCGGGTCCTGGCCTCGGTGGTCGCCGACACCTCGGGCCGGCACGACGCCCTGTGCGGCACCTCCACCCTCGCACGCAACACCGAGCGGTACGGGGACGGCACCCCGCACTCCGCCTCCCCCGCCGGGCGTGAACTGTTCAAGCTGGCCGCCGCCAAGAACGGTCTGGAACCCCGGGACCTCCCGCCCTCGCTCTCCCTCTTCCAGGGGGTACGGGTACGCGAGGACGGCACCCTCGACTTCACCGGCTCCGCCGGCCCCGGCGCCGCCGTGACCCTGCGCACCGAGCAGGACGTGACCGTGCTGATCGCCAATGTGCCGCACCCGGCGGACCCGCGCCCCGAGTACGTCAGCACCCCCCTGGAGGTGCTCGCCTGGCGTGCCCGGCCGACCGAGCCCGGCGACCCCCTGTGGGACGCCACGCCCGAGGGCCGCCGGGCCTTCTTGAACACCGCCGAGTTCCTCACCGCGAGGGGGATCGCATGA
- a CDS encoding helix-turn-helix domain-containing protein, translated as MGSAGGGGGRRVGRPRAEGRSDSGLSPRDELLAAAAELFTTRGYAATTTRAVAERAGMRQASMYHYVSGKEELLAELLESTVTPSLTCARDLLARDAVPAEERLWELCRADVALLCGGPHNLGGLYLLPEVRAERFAGFHAVRAELKDAYRQLIAATAVGGTLAKSELELRTDLVFGLIEGVILVHRSEPDRPVSFFAEATADAALRIAGV; from the coding sequence ATGGGAAGCGCGGGCGGTGGCGGTGGGCGGCGGGTCGGCAGACCCCGTGCCGAGGGCCGCTCGGACAGCGGACTGTCACCCCGGGACGAACTGCTCGCCGCCGCGGCCGAGTTGTTCACGACGAGGGGGTACGCGGCCACCACCACCCGGGCCGTCGCCGAGCGCGCCGGCATGCGGCAGGCGTCCATGTACCACTACGTCTCCGGCAAGGAGGAGCTGCTCGCCGAGCTGCTGGAGTCCACGGTCACGCCGTCGCTGACCTGTGCCCGTGACCTCCTGGCCCGGGACGCCGTGCCCGCCGAGGAGCGGCTGTGGGAGCTGTGCCGCGCCGACGTCGCGCTGCTCTGCGGCGGCCCGCACAACCTCGGCGGCCTCTACCTCCTGCCCGAGGTCCGCGCCGAACGCTTCGCGGGCTTCCATGCCGTACGGGCCGAACTCAAGGACGCCTACCGGCAGTTGATCGCCGCGACGGCCGTGGGCGGGACGCTCGCCAAGAGCGAGCTGGAGCTGCGGACGGATCTCGTCTTCGGGCTGATCGAGGGTGTCATCCTCGTCCACCGCTCGGAGCCCGACCGCCCCGTCTCGTTCTTCGCGGAGGCGACGGCGGACGCCGCGCTGCGCATCGCCGGAGTCTGA
- a CDS encoding ATP-binding protein has product MVSVQSPPGGRELPYARVLPLPAILMAAATGTTVFLVTGSARLAVGLCGAVATLLLLTVALVAVRGGRRTVRELRAEQQRRTTYLEQRIAAQDEEFIRLGKEILPAALYRLRTGESPSEVIRHVVDGDAEWRELPESQRELLRILLTIVDREEALRDSSQRSFVNIARRVQAIVHQQNNELREMEEDHGRNPEVFDDLLRIDHGTALIGRLADSIAVLGGSRPGRVWTRPVPLYSVLRGAMSRILEYRRIELESIAKVNVNGVGVEPVIHACAELLDNATRYSPPHTKVHVTAVEVQTGIAIEIEDGGISLSEESRAKVEDMLAKAQQGLDIQEMGDTPRLGLAVVGRLSTMYKMHVSLRPSAYGGVRAVIIVPRDLLTDEPAPGLAHGIGAGAVTTIDNGGVPGPDRKPKRRRPTTGPRIPSSAEEMSRDMEDDVPVVTEWTANGLPQRRSRSKIPLSQRYAEAAAAEAAAEAAMAAAPVWQPEPEPEKELPPPGMWVEAFMAGLKGDPDPNARRNPDDPTGSTASTASNDALTANTEPARTEADDEGDLK; this is encoded by the coding sequence ATGGTGAGTGTTCAATCGCCTCCCGGTGGCCGTGAACTTCCCTACGCGCGCGTGCTGCCGCTACCGGCGATACTGATGGCCGCGGCGACCGGGACCACCGTCTTCCTGGTGACGGGTTCGGCCCGGCTCGCCGTCGGCTTGTGCGGAGCCGTCGCGACGCTCCTGCTGCTCACGGTCGCCCTCGTCGCGGTCCGCGGCGGCCGTCGTACGGTCCGGGAACTACGCGCCGAACAGCAGCGCCGGACCACCTACCTCGAACAGCGGATCGCCGCCCAGGACGAGGAATTCATCCGGCTGGGCAAGGAGATCCTGCCCGCCGCGCTGTACCGGCTGCGCACCGGAGAATCCCCCTCAGAGGTGATTCGTCACGTCGTCGACGGTGACGCCGAGTGGCGCGAACTTCCGGAATCCCAGCGAGAATTGCTGCGCATCCTCCTCACCATCGTCGACCGCGAGGAAGCACTGCGCGACTCCTCGCAGCGGTCGTTCGTCAACATCGCCCGCCGCGTCCAGGCGATCGTGCACCAGCAGAACAACGAACTCCGCGAGATGGAGGAGGACCACGGGCGCAATCCCGAGGTCTTCGACGACCTGCTGCGCATCGACCACGGCACCGCCCTGATCGGCCGCCTCGCCGACTCCATCGCCGTCCTCGGCGGCAGCCGCCCCGGCCGCGTGTGGACCCGGCCCGTGCCGCTCTACAGCGTGCTGCGCGGCGCCATGTCCCGCATCCTGGAGTACCGCCGCATCGAGCTCGAATCGATCGCCAAGGTCAACGTCAACGGCGTCGGCGTCGAACCGGTCATCCACGCCTGCGCCGAACTCCTCGACAACGCCACCCGCTACTCGCCGCCCCACACCAAGGTGCACGTCACCGCCGTGGAGGTGCAGACCGGCATCGCCATCGAGATCGAGGACGGCGGCATCAGCCTCAGCGAGGAGAGCCGGGCCAAGGTCGAGGACATGCTCGCCAAGGCCCAGCAGGGCCTGGACATCCAGGAGATGGGCGACACCCCGCGCCTCGGCCTCGCCGTCGTGGGACGTCTGTCGACCATGTACAAGATGCACGTCTCGCTGCGGCCCTCCGCCTACGGCGGCGTCCGCGCCGTGATCATCGTGCCCCGCGACCTGCTGACCGACGAACCCGCCCCCGGCCTCGCGCACGGCATCGGCGCCGGCGCCGTGACGACCATCGACAACGGTGGCGTCCCGGGCCCGGACCGCAAGCCCAAGCGCCGCCGCCCGACCACCGGCCCGCGGATCCCGAGCTCCGCGGAGGAGATGAGCCGGGACATGGAGGACGACGTTCCCGTCGTCACCGAGTGGACCGCCAACGGCCTGCCGCAGCGCCGCAGCCGCAGCAAGATCCCGCTCAGCCAGCGCTACGCCGAGGCCGCCGCCGCGGAGGCCGCCGCCGAGGCCGCCATGGCCGCCGCCCCTGTGTGGCAGCCCGAGCCCGAGCCGGAGAAGGAGCTGCCGCCGCCCGGCATGTGGGTCGAGGCGTTCATGGCCGGGCTCAAGGGCGACCCCGACCCGAACGCCCGACGGAACCCGGACGATCCGACGGGGTCCACCGCATCCACCGCGAGCAACGACGCTCTCACCGCGAACACCGAGCCGGCCCGCACCGAGGCCGACGACGAGGGGGACCTCAAGTGA
- a CDS encoding roadblock/LC7 domain-containing protein, with product MIQQRANFDWLLKDLADGVPGIQQIVVLSADGLRIARHGGDPDAADRVAAACAGLQSLAGAVAGEIPQSDGYMRMVIIEINGGYFYMMAAGANAYLAVLANEVAEPGLMSNRMRDLVDRIGSHLTSPPRRNGQTV from the coding sequence GTGATCCAGCAACGAGCCAATTTCGACTGGCTGCTGAAGGATCTGGCCGACGGCGTACCCGGTATCCAACAGATCGTCGTGCTCTCCGCCGACGGTCTTCGGATCGCCCGCCACGGCGGTGACCCGGACGCCGCCGACCGGGTCGCCGCCGCCTGCGCGGGACTGCAGAGCCTGGCCGGCGCCGTGGCCGGTGAGATCCCCCAGAGCGACGGCTACATGCGGATGGTCATCATCGAGATCAACGGCGGCTACTTCTACATGATGGCCGCCGGAGCCAACGCCTACCTCGCCGTCCTCGCCAACGAGGTCGCCGAGCCCGGCCTGATGAGCAACCGCATGCGCGACCTCGTCGACCGGATCGGCTCCCACCTCACCAGTCCGCCGCGGCGGAACGGGCAGACCGTATGA
- a CDS encoding DUF742 domain-containing protein yields MTPPQRRRRPPRHEPSPPPPLPSSSSVHAEGEEPAGESGGRPPERLYILTGAEGERAPIDLVTLIVARADPPPSAAPEQSALLRICQAPLSVAEISAYLNLPISVVTVLLTELLTAELVQARAPVVRQARADRSLLEAVMHGLQKL; encoded by the coding sequence ATGACGCCTCCGCAACGCCGACGGCGCCCACCCAGGCACGAGCCCTCGCCTCCGCCTCCCCTGCCGTCCTCGTCCTCCGTGCACGCCGAGGGCGAGGAGCCCGCAGGCGAGTCGGGCGGTCGCCCGCCCGAGCGGCTCTACATCCTCACCGGGGCGGAGGGCGAGCGAGCCCCGATCGACCTCGTCACGTTAATCGTGGCGCGCGCCGATCCGCCGCCGTCCGCCGCTCCGGAGCAGTCGGCGTTGCTCCGGATCTGCCAGGCCCCCCTGTCCGTGGCCGAGATCTCGGCCTATCTCAACCTGCCGATCAGCGTGGTGACCGTCCTGCTCACCGAGCTGCTGACGGCCGAACTGGTTCAGGCACGCGCACCGGTCGTCCGGCAGGCGCGGGCAGACCGTTCCCTCCTCGAAGCGGTGATGCATGGACTTCAAAAGCTCTGA
- a CDS encoding ATP/GTP-binding protein: protein MDFKSSDTITGPRTEDHLPHTAQAAAKIVIVGGFGVGKTTMVGSVSEIRPLTTEETMTQAGIGVDDNFGSKSKTATTVAMDFGRISITDELVLYLFGTPGQERFWFLWNGLFEGALGAVVLVDTRRLEVSFDVMGRLEERGVPFVVAVNDFPDAPCYAIEELRQALDLAEEIPIIRCDVRRRASSRDVLMTLMTFLHSLAMSRAAAPGAATA from the coding sequence ATGGACTTCAAAAGCTCTGACACCATCACGGGTCCACGGACCGAGGACCACCTGCCGCACACCGCACAGGCCGCGGCGAAGATCGTGATCGTGGGCGGTTTCGGCGTCGGCAAGACGACCATGGTGGGGTCCGTCAGCGAGATCAGGCCGCTGACGACCGAGGAGACCATGACCCAGGCCGGCATCGGGGTCGACGACAACTTCGGTTCCAAGTCCAAGACGGCCACCACCGTGGCCATGGACTTCGGCCGCATCAGCATCACGGACGAGCTGGTGCTCTATCTGTTCGGCACCCCCGGACAGGAGCGCTTCTGGTTCCTGTGGAACGGCCTGTTCGAGGGCGCCCTCGGGGCGGTCGTCCTGGTCGACACCCGTCGGCTGGAGGTGAGCTTCGACGTCATGGGCCGCCTGGAGGAGCGCGGTGTGCCCTTCGTCGTCGCCGTCAACGACTTCCCGGACGCGCCCTGCTACGCCATCGAGGAGCTGCGTCAGGCCCTCGACCTGGCCGAGGAGATCCCGATCATCCGCTGCGACGTACGCCGCCGGGCGTCCAGCCGGGACGTCCTGATGACCCTCATGACCTTCCTGCACTCCCTGGCGATGTCGCGGGCGGCGGCACCGGGAGCGGCCACGGCCTGA
- a CDS encoding cytochrome P450 — protein MTPESKSLTDTDDPTLGPPSGCPAHGTGPGGLRRLYGPEAEDLGAVYEKLRAEHGSVAPALLHDDVPIWVVLGHGENLHMVSTPSQYSRDTRLWNKLQDGTFKPDNPLMPHIAWQPICCHAEGDEHLRLRGAVTGAMSTINFRGIRRSINRYTQQLVNEFCEEGEADLVSQFAEHLPMAVMCEILGMPEEYNERLVHAARDMLKGTETAIASNAYIMEALMGLTARRRAHPQEDFTSHLINHPAKLNDEEVSQHLRVVLIAAYEATTNLLANVLRVVLTNPGFRAQLKGGQMTVPEAVEQSLWDEPPFSTQLAYFAKQDTELGGQRIRKGDGLLFGIAPGNVDPRVRPDLTANMQGNRSHLAFGGGPHECPGQDTGRAIADVGVDALLARLPDIQLNCGEHELRWRASISTRHLVRLPVRFEPKEKEVVEPRPLGRPVPIQREGHQATVSSPPPGCPASGITQAAPTTAEPPARPGLLRRVLLWLSGR, from the coding sequence GTGACGCCTGAATCAAAGTCCCTGACCGACACGGACGACCCCACACTCGGGCCGCCTTCCGGTTGCCCCGCCCACGGCACGGGCCCCGGCGGGCTCCGCCGCCTGTACGGCCCCGAGGCGGAGGACCTGGGAGCCGTGTACGAGAAGCTCCGCGCGGAACACGGCTCGGTGGCCCCCGCCCTGCTCCACGACGACGTACCCATCTGGGTGGTGCTGGGGCACGGCGAGAACCTGCACATGGTGAGCACGCCGTCGCAGTACTCCCGGGACACCCGGCTGTGGAACAAGCTCCAGGACGGCACGTTCAAGCCCGACAACCCGCTGATGCCGCACATCGCGTGGCAGCCCATCTGCTGCCACGCCGAGGGTGACGAGCACCTGCGGCTGCGCGGCGCGGTCACCGGCGCCATGTCGACCATCAACTTCCGGGGCATCCGCCGCAGCATCAACCGCTACACCCAGCAGCTCGTCAACGAGTTCTGCGAGGAGGGCGAGGCGGACCTCGTCAGCCAGTTCGCCGAGCACCTGCCGATGGCGGTGATGTGCGAGATCCTCGGCATGCCCGAGGAGTACAACGAACGGCTGGTGCACGCGGCCCGCGACATGCTCAAGGGCACCGAGACGGCCATCGCCAGCAACGCCTACATCATGGAAGCCCTGATGGGGCTCACCGCCCGCCGCAGGGCCCACCCCCAGGAGGACTTCACCAGTCACCTGATCAACCACCCGGCCAAGCTCAACGACGAGGAGGTCAGCCAGCACCTGCGCGTCGTGCTCATCGCCGCGTACGAGGCCACCACCAACCTCCTCGCCAACGTGCTCCGCGTGGTCCTCACCAACCCCGGGTTCCGCGCCCAGCTCAAGGGCGGCCAGATGACGGTGCCCGAGGCGGTCGAGCAGTCCCTGTGGGACGAGCCCCCGTTCAGCACCCAGCTCGCCTACTTCGCCAAGCAGGACACGGAGCTGGGCGGTCAGCGGATCCGCAAGGGCGACGGTCTGCTCTTCGGTATCGCACCGGGCAACGTCGACCCGCGGGTACGGCCCGATCTCACCGCCAACATGCAGGGCAACCGCTCCCACCTCGCCTTCGGCGGCGGCCCGCACGAGTGCCCGGGCCAGGACACGGGCCGAGCCATCGCCGACGTCGGTGTCGACGCCCTGCTGGCGCGTCTTCCGGACATCCAGCTCAACTGCGGGGAACACGAGCTGCGATGGCGGGCCTCGATCTCGACCCGGCATCTCGTCCGCCTTCCGGTGCGCTTCGAGCCGAAGGAGAAGGAGGTCGTGGAGCCGCGGCCCCTCGGCCGCCCGGTGCCGATCCAGCGCGAGGGCCACCAGGCCACCGTGTCGAGCCCGCCGCCCGGGTGCCCCGCCTCCGGGATCACGCAGGCGGCGCCGACGACGGCCGAACCCCCCGCCCGTCCCGGGCTCCTGCGCCGCGTGCTGCTGTGGCTGAGCGGCCGATAG
- a CDS encoding pseudouridine synthase: MRRRRPVPPSPLPQHDGVDPVRVRLPQGTAWATVRDHLVERLAAGPGVIDGMLDAGLIVDADGRPVPRDTAYVPGMYVWFHRDLPCEVPVPFALDVVYRDEHVVVVDKPHFLATTPRGSHVTETALARLRRELRLPALSAAHRLDRLTAGLVLFTVRPEERGAYQSLFRDRLVAKEYEAVAPYDPELPLPRTVRSRIVKERGVMAAREVEGEPNAVSGVELLRHRDDGLALYRLTPRTGQTHQLRVHMAAVGVPILGDPLYPDVRDPVPADDFSRPLQLLARVLEFTDPVTGREHRFVSGRVLQAWASYEEWAGTPYDARA; the protein is encoded by the coding sequence ATGAGACGCAGACGTCCGGTCCCCCCTTCCCCGCTGCCGCAGCACGACGGCGTCGATCCGGTGCGGGTCAGGCTGCCGCAGGGGACGGCGTGGGCAACCGTGCGCGATCACCTGGTGGAGCGGCTCGCGGCCGGGCCTGGCGTGATCGACGGCATGCTGGACGCGGGACTGATCGTGGACGCCGACGGGCGGCCCGTGCCGCGTGACACGGCGTATGTGCCGGGCATGTACGTGTGGTTCCACCGGGACCTGCCCTGCGAGGTGCCGGTGCCGTTCGCGCTGGACGTCGTGTACCGCGACGAGCACGTCGTCGTGGTCGACAAGCCGCACTTCCTGGCCACGACACCTCGCGGCAGCCATGTCACCGAGACCGCACTCGCCCGGCTCCGCCGCGAGCTGAGGCTGCCCGCGCTGAGCGCCGCCCACCGGCTGGACCGGCTCACCGCCGGGCTGGTGCTGTTCACCGTGCGCCCCGAGGAGCGCGGCGCCTACCAGTCGCTGTTCCGCGACCGCCTCGTGGCCAAGGAGTACGAGGCCGTCGCCCCGTACGACCCGGAGCTCCCCCTTCCCCGCACCGTGCGCAGCCGAATCGTGAAGGAGCGCGGGGTCATGGCGGCCCGAGAGGTCGAGGGCGAACCCAACGCCGTCAGCGGGGTGGAGTTGCTGCGGCACCGGGACGACGGCCTGGCCCTCTATCGGCTCACGCCCCGCACCGGACAGACGCATCAACTGCGGGTGCACATGGCCGCAGTGGGCGTGCCGATCCTCGGTGACCCGCTGTACCCGGACGTGCGGGACCCCGTGCCGGCCGACGACTTCAGTCGCCCGCTGCAACTGCTGGCGCGGGTGCTGGAGTTCACCGATCCGGTCACGGGGCGCGAGCACCGGTTCGTGAGCGGGCGGGTGCTTCAGGCATGGGCGTCGTACGAGGAATGGGCGGGCACACCGTACGACGCCCGGGCCTGA
- a CDS encoding terpene synthase family protein: MADTFQIPSFYMPFPARVNPHLEETRPRVRAWAHSMGLLEPQHTDSHHGGWSAEVFDRADFTRFTALTYPHASARELELLSCWHSVIWCLDDIFLPWCEALGKREQILDHIERLMTFLPVTAAFPASGPAPKEPLERALADLWQRTAPAVSLSWQFLYTRSVRQFLEASLWETENLTRPRFPDLIEQTEMRRDYGAAGCSALLMEHSLGWEITEDIRATRPFSVLINAFRDTVDLHNDIVSYPKEVREGVARNNIVRVIQELHGVPLHEAVSLVNRILTGRVRTLEETVRSDLPQALHDLRTNQHTQRAVLRHARAIQGWAAGSYHWHEDTDRYRCAA; encoded by the coding sequence GTGGCGGACACCTTCCAGATACCCTCGTTCTACATGCCGTTCCCGGCCAGGGTGAACCCCCACTTGGAAGAGACCCGTCCACGCGTTCGCGCGTGGGCGCACTCCATGGGATTACTCGAACCGCAGCACACCGATTCGCACCACGGCGGGTGGAGTGCCGAGGTCTTCGACCGGGCGGACTTCACCCGTTTCACCGCACTGACCTATCCGCACGCGTCGGCCCGTGAGCTGGAACTGCTGTCCTGCTGGCACAGTGTGATCTGGTGCCTCGACGACATCTTCCTGCCCTGGTGCGAGGCTCTCGGCAAGCGGGAGCAGATCCTCGACCACATCGAGCGCCTGATGACCTTCCTGCCGGTGACGGCAGCCTTCCCGGCCTCGGGCCCGGCTCCGAAGGAGCCGCTGGAACGCGCGCTGGCCGATCTGTGGCAGCGCACCGCCCCCGCGGTATCCCTCTCGTGGCAGTTCCTGTACACCAGGTCGGTCCGACAGTTCCTGGAAGCCTCGCTGTGGGAGACGGAGAACCTCACCCGCCCTCGGTTCCCCGACCTCATCGAGCAGACGGAGATGCGCCGTGACTACGGCGCGGCCGGGTGCAGCGCCCTGCTGATGGAGCACTCGCTCGGCTGGGAGATCACCGAGGACATCCGCGCGACCCGCCCCTTCTCCGTACTGATCAACGCGTTCCGCGACACCGTCGACCTGCACAACGACATCGTGTCCTACCCCAAGGAGGTGCGCGAAGGTGTCGCCAGGAACAACATCGTGCGCGTCATCCAGGAACTGCACGGCGTCCCCCTCCACGAGGCGGTCTCCCTCGTCAACCGCATCCTGACGGGGCGGGTCAGGACTCTGGAGGAGACGGTCAGGTCGGACCTTCCGCAGGCCCTGCACGACCTGCGTACGAACCAGCACACCCAACGCGCCGTCCTCCGCCATGCCCGGGCCATCCAGGGCTGGGCCGCGGGCTCCTACCACTGGCACGAGGACACCGATCGCTACCGGTGCGCCGCCTGA
- a CDS encoding DUF6192 family protein: protein MEGQFPGERPEEGGAIHGLVTDGSVAAMVITDLLHRPYVTSKVTAETAPGTQAARPRSTCSAGTTSKPGSYAGRRRRRRSVGSTARHSWTWWRHVRRRPGQRAVQRHVVTDRRQPWRTPSRYPRSTCRSRPG, encoded by the coding sequence TTGGAAGGTCAATTCCCCGGAGAGCGTCCAGAGGAAGGCGGGGCGATTCACGGCCTGGTCACCGACGGCTCGGTCGCGGCGATGGTGATCACGGATCTTCTGCACCGTCCGTATGTCACCTCGAAGGTCACGGCCGAGACAGCGCCCGGCACGCAGGCAGCCAGGCCACGTTCGACCTGTTCCGCCGGCACGACCAGCAAGCCCGGTTCGTACGCGGGTCGGCGGCGCCGCCGTCGCAGCGTAGGGAGCACAGCGCGTCATTCATGGACCTGGTGGCGGCATGTACGCCGTCGACCAGGACAGAGGGCGGTGCAGAGGCACGTCGTCACAGACAGGAGGCAGCCGTGGCGGACACCTTCCAGATACCCTCGTTCTACATGCCGTTCCCGGCCAGGGTGA
- a CDS encoding amino acid permease, whose translation MTSTAPELRPESPHSPDDRSLTEFGYRQELHRSLSRYASFAAGFSFISVLTTVFQFFAFGYAFGGPVFFWTWPAVLVGQLLVAACFAELAARYPISGSIYQWSSRLSNRTFGWFAGWIMVIGQIVVVAAAALALQMVLPAIWSGFQLVGGDPTPTSSTGAANAAVLGVFLLVLTTTVNVLDNRVLSVVNRVGVTAEIIGAILIIVLLLTHSERTPGITFHMAEGSTDLLGALLVGSFMAAYVMIGFDSAGEMSEETHNPRRTAPRTILTALGAAGLLGGLLVLGGLLAAPSLTDGRLGVDGLSYVLTSSLGDGVGRLLLADVVVAIIVATLAIQTSACRMLFSMARDGRLPFAARLAEVNPRTGMPTAPAVVVGVLAAALLLLNFASPEAFLAIGTTCIVMLYLAYTMVTGPLLIRRLKGTFPTVGTDETGKPLFSLGRWGVPVNALALLYGLFMTVNLAWPRAEVYDPAGGHWWFQWFTVLFLLATMAAGTAYHLLHKHRTRSS comes from the coding sequence ATGACGAGCACCGCCCCCGAACTCCGTCCGGAGTCGCCCCACTCCCCCGACGACCGCTCCCTGACCGAGTTCGGCTACCGCCAGGAACTGCACCGCAGCCTGAGCAGATACGCCTCGTTCGCCGCCGGTTTCTCCTTCATCTCGGTCCTCACGACCGTCTTCCAGTTCTTCGCCTTCGGATACGCGTTCGGCGGCCCGGTGTTCTTCTGGACCTGGCCGGCGGTCCTCGTCGGCCAGTTGCTGGTGGCCGCCTGCTTCGCGGAACTCGCGGCGCGCTACCCGATATCGGGCTCGATCTACCAGTGGTCCTCGCGCCTGTCCAACCGGACCTTCGGCTGGTTCGCCGGCTGGATCATGGTGATCGGACAGATCGTGGTGGTCGCGGCGGCCGCGCTCGCGCTCCAGATGGTGCTGCCGGCGATCTGGTCGGGCTTCCAGCTCGTGGGCGGCGACCCGACACCCACGTCGTCGACGGGCGCGGCGAACGCGGCCGTCCTGGGCGTGTTCCTGCTGGTCCTCACGACGACAGTGAACGTCCTCGACAACCGGGTGCTGTCCGTGGTCAACCGGGTGGGCGTGACCGCCGAGATCATCGGCGCGATCCTGATCATCGTCCTGCTGCTCACCCACTCCGAGCGCACCCCCGGCATCACGTTCCACATGGCCGAGGGCAGCACCGATCTGCTGGGGGCCCTGCTGGTGGGCTCGTTCATGGCGGCGTATGTGATGATCGGCTTCGACAGCGCGGGCGAGATGAGCGAGGAGACGCACAACCCCCGCCGCACCGCGCCCCGCACGATCCTCACGGCGCTCGGCGCGGCCGGTCTGCTCGGCGGTCTGCTGGTGCTCGGCGGTCTGCTCGCCGCGCCGAGCCTGACCGACGGCAGGCTCGGCGTGGACGGTCTGAGCTATGTGCTGACCAGCAGCCTCGGTGACGGTGTGGGCCGCCTCCTGCTCGCCGACGTGGTGGTGGCGATCATCGTGGCCACGCTCGCGATCCAGACGTCGGCCTGCCGCATGCTCTTCTCGATGGCCCGCGACGGCCGGCTCCCCTTCGCCGCACGGCTCGCCGAGGTCAACCCGCGCACCGGCATGCCCACCGCCCCCGCCGTGGTCGTCGGTGTCCTCGCCGCCGCCCTGCTCCTCCTCAACTTCGCCTCGCCGGAGGCGTTCCTGGCCATCGGCACGACCTGCATCGTGATGCTGTACCTGGCGTACACGATGGTCACCGGCCCGCTCCTGATCCGTCGGCTGAAGGGCACGTTCCCCACCGTCGGCACCGACGAGACCGGCAAGCCCCTCTTCTCCCTGGGCCGCTGGGGCGTCCCCGTCAACGCCCTCGCCCTCCTCTACGGCCTCTTCATGACCGTCAATCTGGCCTGGCCCCGAGCGGAGGTCTACGACCCGGCCGGCGGCCACTGGTGGTTCCAGTGGTTCACGGTCCTGTTCCTCCTGGCCACGATGGCCGCGGGCACCGCATACCACCTCCTCCACAAGCACCGCACGCGCTCCAGTTGA